A stretch of the Clostridiales bacterium genome encodes the following:
- a CDS encoding carbohydrate ABC transporter substrate-binding protein, giving the protein MRKLIAILMTLAMVCCLLPVAVAEGIDTSEHVKIVYLVTGDKPTNRTDEVLAKINELLTEKINAELEFRWIEWTDWQTQYNLALATQSGDIDLIGTATDWLDAWPNSQKGAFLPLSEDMLKTYAPKTWETVSEAHWNLCKYNGEIYLMPEDNYAQWTNHGFMYRGDWAKEAGLENGVHSWEDLGKYFAWIKENKPDVVPWDANGNGSSYSPQMAGGWQTSHTGNIAIEGFPVAIFYGESKENPYTLSRYYVEGDELVNFAKEMKAWADAGYWRADVLNYTGDVVAEMEEGKTGAHQHHTQTWTSERTTMERKQPGSDLGFFWFGEEMGNLISLNITHGAMAVAAQSKHPERALMVYDLMRNDPEIYHLMQYGFEGEMYTVDENGLFSRPEGFEDSVDGVSFNFWWGRNDNLEYRNAQLDWDAIGAMYDAYDKVKIDYPYGQYIYDNSMVGVFMDNLSNVYNTYMPRIVFGMNDDPEALVAEFRQALQDAGIEMVMQEIQGQLDAVYAK; this is encoded by the coding sequence ATGAGAAAACTGATAGCGATTCTGATGACCCTGGCCATGGTATGCTGCCTGCTGCCCGTCGCGGTGGCGGAAGGCATCGACACTTCCGAGCACGTGAAGATCGTGTACCTGGTGACCGGCGACAAGCCCACCAACCGGACGGATGAAGTGCTTGCGAAGATCAACGAGCTGCTGACCGAAAAGATCAACGCGGAGCTGGAGTTCCGCTGGATCGAATGGACCGACTGGCAGACCCAGTACAACCTGGCGCTGGCGACCCAGAGCGGCGATATCGACCTGATCGGTACCGCTACCGACTGGCTCGACGCGTGGCCCAACAGCCAGAAGGGCGCTTTCCTGCCCCTGAGCGAGGACATGCTGAAGACCTACGCCCCCAAGACCTGGGAAACCGTTTCCGAAGCGCACTGGAACCTGTGCAAATACAACGGTGAAATCTACCTGATGCCCGAAGACAACTACGCGCAGTGGACCAACCACGGCTTCATGTACCGCGGTGACTGGGCGAAGGAAGCCGGACTGGAAAACGGCGTGCATTCCTGGGAAGACCTGGGCAAGTACTTTGCCTGGATCAAGGAGAACAAGCCGGATGTCGTCCCGTGGGACGCCAACGGCAACGGTTCTTCCTACAGCCCCCAGATGGCCGGCGGCTGGCAGACCTCCCATACCGGCAACATCGCCATTGAAGGATTCCCGGTAGCGATCTTCTACGGCGAGAGCAAGGAAAATCCCTACACCCTGAGCCGCTATTACGTTGAAGGCGACGAGCTGGTGAACTTTGCGAAGGAAATGAAGGCATGGGCAGACGCCGGATACTGGCGCGCGGACGTGCTGAACTACACCGGCGACGTTGTGGCGGAGATGGAAGAAGGCAAGACCGGCGCCCATCAGCACCACACCCAGACCTGGACCAGCGAGCGCACCACCATGGAACGCAAGCAGCCCGGTTCTGACCTCGGCTTCTTCTGGTTCGGCGAAGAAATGGGCAACCTGATCTCCCTGAACATCACCCACGGCGCCATGGCGGTTGCCGCGCAGAGCAAGCATCCGGAACGCGCCCTGATGGTGTATGACCTCATGCGGAATGATCCGGAAATCTACCACCTGATGCAGTACGGATTCGAAGGTGAAATGTACACCGTAGACGAGAACGGCCTGTTCTCCCGTCCCGAAGGCTTCGAAGATTCCGTGGACGGCGTGTCCTTCAACTTCTGGTGGGGCCGTAACGACAACCTGGAATACCGCAACGCGCAGCTCGACTGGGATGCCATCGGCGCGATGTACGATGCGTATGACAAGGTGAAGATCGACTATCCCTACGGCCAGTACATCTATGACAACTCCATGGTGGGTGTGTTCATGGACAACCTGAGCAATGTTTACAACACCTATATGCCGCGGATCGTATTCGGCATGAACGATGATCCGGAAGCCCTGGTTGCTGAATTCCGCCAGGCGCTGCAGGATGCGGGAATCGAAATGGTGATGCAGGAGATCCAGGGCCAGCTGGACGCTGTGTACGCCAAGTAA
- a CDS encoding DUF4982 domain-containing protein translates to MRKQIVLDAGWRFHYGDAADAGFMGYDDRGWRKVTLPHDWAVEHPFDICWASGTGYLPGGTAWYRKHFTLTAEEAAGQVILGFQGVYKHAKVWVNSNYLGSHAYGYTSFSFNIGEFLREGENVIAVRVEHEDVADSRWYAGSGIQRHVMLTVTDTVCFREHGIYAVTEEDESGNASVRIRYGTEGADSVRFRLLGADGETAAEGIAGGAEGTVILPAAGLRRWSCADPFLYILQGEALKDGKVTDREGISFGIRTFRFDADKGFFLNGESMKLRGVCVHHDAGCLGAAVPKNVWKHRLEKLKEMGCNAIRTAHNPPDPDLLDLCDEMGFLVMDEAFDEWEGTKNKWWQGHNVYPPKHFGYAEDFPQWHEADLRSMVERDRNHPCVILWSIGNEIDYPNDPYVTPLFKEVLGNNDANKPLAERLYDVRKPDAGRLAKVAAELMDITHRYDDSRPVTSALSFPELSNRTGYADVLDLAGYNYREGFYEADHAAYPGRVILGSENSHDPEAWKAVTDHEYIAGQFLWTGVDFLGECPGWPVRISRAGALDLRGKEKPLYAQRKALWTEVPVIRIAVGSAEKDDGAWGECFRWEGTPGEKKRVACYTNGQEAELFLNGRSLGRKKPDGVRAVWTVKYEDGILEARTEGAEDRLATPGKAVRLELVKDCESLQANGTDVMQMEAMLLDAQGNPAADETLHCQILGDLELLGLENGTPDDLTPYREAYRATREGTLTVYLRAGCTGGNATVRIWSESGIAAETEVKMRKE, encoded by the coding sequence ATGAGAAAGCAGATCGTTCTTGACGCCGGATGGCGGTTCCACTACGGGGACGCGGCAGACGCGGGCTTTATGGGATATGACGACCGGGGATGGCGGAAGGTGACACTGCCCCATGACTGGGCGGTGGAGCATCCCTTTGACATCTGCTGGGCGAGCGGAACGGGCTACCTGCCGGGAGGCACTGCCTGGTACCGGAAGCACTTTACGCTGACGGCGGAGGAGGCGGCCGGCCAGGTGATCCTGGGCTTCCAGGGAGTGTACAAGCATGCCAAAGTATGGGTGAACAGCAATTACCTGGGCAGCCATGCTTACGGCTATACCAGCTTCTCATTCAACATCGGCGAGTTCCTCCGGGAAGGGGAGAACGTGATCGCCGTACGCGTGGAGCACGAGGATGTGGCGGATTCCCGGTGGTATGCCGGCAGCGGTATCCAGCGGCACGTAATGCTGACGGTGACCGATACCGTATGCTTCCGGGAGCACGGGATTTACGCCGTGACGGAAGAAGACGAAAGCGGGAATGCTTCGGTGCGGATCCGGTACGGGACGGAAGGCGCGGATTCGGTGCGCTTCCGCCTGCTGGGAGCGGACGGGGAAACCGCCGCGGAAGGCATCGCAGGGGGAGCGGAAGGCACGGTGATCCTGCCGGCCGCCGGGCTGCGGCGCTGGAGCTGCGCGGATCCCTTCCTGTACATCCTGCAGGGTGAAGCCCTGAAGGACGGGAAGGTGACGGACCGCGAAGGGATTTCCTTTGGCATCCGGACATTCCGGTTTGACGCGGACAAGGGTTTCTTCCTGAACGGGGAGAGCATGAAGCTGAGGGGCGTGTGCGTCCACCACGACGCGGGCTGCCTGGGGGCCGCCGTACCGAAGAACGTGTGGAAGCACCGGCTGGAGAAGCTGAAGGAAATGGGCTGCAACGCCATCCGGACGGCGCACAATCCGCCGGATCCGGACCTGCTGGACCTTTGCGATGAGATGGGCTTCCTGGTGATGGACGAAGCCTTTGACGAGTGGGAAGGCACGAAGAACAAGTGGTGGCAGGGACACAATGTGTATCCCCCGAAGCATTTCGGCTACGCGGAGGATTTTCCGCAGTGGCATGAGGCCGACCTGCGGAGCATGGTGGAGCGGGACCGGAACCATCCCTGCGTGATCCTATGGAGCATCGGGAATGAGATCGACTATCCCAACGACCCGTACGTGACCCCGCTGTTCAAAGAGGTGCTGGGGAACAACGATGCCAACAAGCCGCTGGCGGAACGCCTGTACGACGTGCGCAAGCCGGATGCGGGACGGCTGGCGAAGGTGGCCGCGGAGCTGATGGATATCACACACCGGTATGACGATTCCCGGCCGGTGACCAGCGCCCTGAGCTTCCCGGAACTGAGCAACCGCACCGGGTACGCGGACGTGCTGGACCTGGCGGGCTACAACTACCGGGAGGGATTCTACGAGGCGGATCACGCAGCGTATCCCGGCCGGGTGATCCTGGGCAGCGAGAACAGCCATGATCCGGAAGCGTGGAAAGCGGTGACGGACCATGAATACATCGCCGGGCAGTTCCTGTGGACCGGGGTGGACTTCCTGGGCGAATGCCCCGGATGGCCGGTGCGCATCAGCCGGGCGGGCGCCCTGGACTTGCGCGGAAAGGAAAAGCCGCTGTATGCCCAGCGGAAGGCCCTGTGGACCGAAGTGCCCGTGATCCGGATCGCAGTGGGAAGCGCGGAGAAGGACGACGGCGCATGGGGTGAATGCTTCCGCTGGGAAGGCACACCCGGGGAGAAGAAACGGGTTGCCTGCTACACGAACGGGCAGGAAGCGGAGCTGTTCCTGAACGGGCGCAGCCTGGGCCGGAAGAAGCCGGACGGGGTGCGGGCCGTGTGGACCGTGAAATATGAGGACGGAATCCTGGAAGCCCGGACGGAAGGCGCCGAAGACCGACTGGCCACCCCCGGAAAAGCCGTGCGGCTGGAGCTGGTGAAAGACTGCGAAAGCCTGCAGGCCAACGGGACGGACGTGATGCAGATGGAAGCCATGCTGCTGGACGCCCAGGGGAACCCGGCGGCGGACGAAACGCTGCACTGCCAGATCCTCGGGGACCTGGAACTGCTGGGCCTGGAAAACGGAACGCCGGATGACCTGACACCGTACCGGGAGGCATACCGCGCCACCCGGGAGGGAACCCTGACCGTTTACCTGCGGGCGGGATGCACCGGAGGGAATGCCACCGTGCGGATCTGGAGCGAAAGCGGAATCGCGGCGGAAACTGAAGTAAAGATGCGGAAAGAATGA
- a CDS encoding redoxin domain-containing protein produces the protein MKRKLMILLAVVLMCVLGAATADESPILGKPLPDFHFLDTAQKIQTLSGLMEGKDAALINLWTSWCRPCKLEYPFLNQAYEKYGDRVAFIGLSVDPEDTLFDIKEIKKDYKLAYPVGREEHSGLLDYLGGSHGTPTTIIVDRFGNAVYLQVGAFFSYDQIERLMEEFLAEDYTESRPLVRLPLPTATQALPVASSRHIWVEEEDARHVCVTTHFGNEEMAAWYGDQVCDGWVFSGDSIRLAMTLGPGDDPQNIEFRDLNNFINFEMGSLLDPERNLYTYEMPMIPDPELDTWYNITLGIKEGYIDDDPAYTEVIIFPDEDAIRAFVAYCAEDGDTVTWEYTDEVKTGPENGTEGAYILRAIDQYGQPVTGVTASFCTDETCYPAKADENGVITFTGEKQNYHVQVVKTPERTRADKDFELQTGEEYGEWILVLHRE, from the coding sequence ATGAAGAGAAAACTGATGATCCTGCTGGCGGTGGTCCTGATGTGCGTGCTGGGTGCTGCAACAGCCGATGAGTCGCCGATCCTGGGGAAACCGCTGCCGGATTTCCATTTCCTGGATACGGCCCAGAAGATCCAGACCCTGTCCGGGCTCATGGAGGGCAAGGACGCGGCGCTGATCAACCTGTGGACATCCTGGTGCCGCCCCTGCAAGCTGGAATATCCATTCCTGAACCAGGCGTACGAAAAGTACGGGGACCGGGTAGCGTTTATCGGGCTGAGCGTTGATCCGGAGGATACGCTGTTTGACATCAAGGAAATCAAAAAGGACTATAAGCTGGCGTATCCGGTGGGCCGGGAAGAACATTCCGGGCTCCTGGATTACCTCGGCGGAAGCCATGGGACCCCGACCACCATCATCGTGGACCGTTTTGGGAATGCCGTGTATTTACAGGTAGGCGCGTTCTTCAGCTATGACCAGATTGAGCGGCTGATGGAAGAGTTCCTGGCGGAGGATTATACCGAATCCAGACCGCTCGTCCGGCTCCCGCTGCCGACCGCAACCCAGGCGCTTCCGGTTGCTTCGTCCCGGCACATCTGGGTGGAGGAAGAAGATGCCCGGCATGTCTGCGTTACGACCCATTTCGGCAATGAGGAAATGGCAGCCTGGTACGGGGATCAGGTGTGCGATGGCTGGGTGTTCAGCGGCGATTCCATACGGTTGGCCATGACCCTGGGACCCGGGGATGACCCGCAGAATATTGAGTTCAGGGATCTGAACAACTTTATCAATTTTGAGATGGGCTCCCTGCTGGATCCGGAGCGAAACCTTTATACCTATGAGATGCCGATGATACCGGATCCGGAACTGGACACCTGGTACAACATAACGCTGGGAATCAAGGAAGGATATATTGATGATGACCCGGCCTATACCGAAGTGATCATTTTCCCTGACGAGGATGCGATCCGGGCTTTTGTGGCATACTGCGCGGAGGATGGGGACACGGTTACCTGGGAGTATACGGATGAGGTGAAGACCGGGCCGGAAAACGGCACAGAAGGAGCGTATATCCTGCGCGCGATCGACCAGTACGGGCAACCAGTGACGGGAGTAACCGCCAGCTTCTGCACGGACGAGACATGCTATCCGGCCAAAGCGGATGAAAACGGCGTGATCACCTTTACCGGGGAAAAACAGAACTACCATGTCCAGGTGGTGAAAACGCCGGAGAGGACCCGCGCGGACAAGGATTTTGAGCTGCAGACCGGGGAAGAGTACGGGGAATGGATTCTGGTGCTGCATCGGGAATAA
- a CDS encoding alpha/beta hydrolase, which translates to MRHEVIQLPETGVELETYLTDNRAVEAGRRKPLMLVFPGGAYAYRSDREAEPVALRLTSLGIQAVIVRYSVAPARYPKALEEAAEAVAYAHAHAEEWLCDPKMVAVMGFSAGGHAAAHIGLKWHQMPQGAACRPDAMILGYPVITSGVHAHRGSFENLLGEDYEKLKDEMSLENFVTDDTPPTFLWHTREDGAVPVENSLLLANELCRHGIDFELHIWQRGRHGMSLANDQVYAPDDANIRPECQEWIEMAARWLRALK; encoded by the coding sequence ATGCGCCATGAAGTGATTCAACTTCCCGAAACGGGAGTGGAACTGGAAACCTACCTGACGGACAACCGGGCGGTGGAAGCGGGGAGAAGGAAACCGCTGATGCTGGTATTTCCCGGCGGCGCATACGCGTACCGCAGCGACCGGGAAGCGGAGCCGGTGGCCCTGCGGCTGACGTCGCTGGGAATCCAGGCGGTGATTGTGCGCTATTCCGTGGCGCCGGCACGGTATCCGAAGGCACTGGAGGAGGCTGCGGAGGCGGTGGCATATGCCCATGCGCACGCGGAGGAGTGGCTGTGCGATCCGAAGATGGTGGCGGTGATGGGCTTTTCCGCCGGCGGACACGCTGCGGCGCACATCGGCCTGAAGTGGCATCAGATGCCGCAGGGAGCAGCCTGCCGACCGGACGCCATGATCCTGGGTTACCCGGTAATTACCTCCGGGGTGCATGCCCACCGGGGTTCCTTTGAGAACCTGCTGGGAGAAGACTATGAGAAGCTGAAAGACGAAATGTCCCTGGAGAACTTTGTGACGGATGATACGCCGCCCACTTTCCTGTGGCACACGCGGGAGGACGGAGCCGTTCCCGTGGAGAACAGCCTGCTGCTGGCCAATGAGCTGTGCCGGCACGGAATTGATTTTGAACTGCATATCTGGCAGCGCGGCAGGCACGGGATGAGCCTGGCCAACGACCAGGTGTACGCGCCGGACGACGCGAACATCCGCCCGGAATGCCAGGAATGGATTGAAATGGCCGCGCGGTGGCTGCGCGCGCTGAAATAA
- a CDS encoding flavodoxin family protein, with translation MKILVLNGSPKEKSDTFRMTEAFLKGLNRNGEHEVNVIRVIDKDIAPCRGCFGCWERMDGHCVIEDDQNAILDIYREADIIIWSFPLYCYGMPSHLKALLDRTIPLVKMKMVQEADGTVRHAALADFSKIHTLVICGCGFPDWDGNFDGLKIMCRNGFGNLDMVCVPETPMLNVPAAAPLADPKLARFEAAGEEYAAALTLSPETVAELESPMIPKEMYIRIVNGEQ, from the coding sequence ATGAAAATCCTTGTACTGAACGGAAGCCCCAAAGAAAAGAGCGATACGTTCCGGATGACCGAGGCGTTCCTGAAAGGCCTGAACCGGAACGGAGAGCATGAAGTGAACGTGATCCGCGTGATCGACAAGGACATCGCGCCCTGCCGGGGCTGCTTCGGCTGCTGGGAGCGGATGGACGGACACTGCGTGATTGAGGATGACCAGAACGCGATCCTGGACATCTACCGGGAGGCGGACATCATCATCTGGAGCTTCCCGCTCTACTGCTACGGGATGCCCAGCCACCTGAAGGCGCTCCTGGACCGGACGATCCCGCTGGTAAAGATGAAGATGGTGCAGGAAGCGGACGGAACGGTCCGCCACGCGGCGCTGGCGGATTTCTCAAAGATCCATACGCTGGTGATCTGCGGATGCGGATTCCCGGACTGGGACGGGAACTTTGACGGCCTGAAGATTATGTGCCGGAACGGCTTCGGGAACCTGGACATGGTATGCGTGCCGGAAACGCCGATGCTGAACGTGCCGGCAGCGGCCCCGCTGGCGGATCCGAAGCTGGCGCGCTTTGAGGCGGCGGGCGAGGAATATGCCGCCGCGCTGACGCTTTCCCCGGAGACGGTGGCGGAGCTGGAAAGCCCTATGATCCCGAAGGAAATGTATATCCGGATCGTGAACGGGGAACAGTAA
- a CDS encoding winged helix-turn-helix transcriptional regulator, with the protein MEIRYQKMAKAFKALSDPKRVKIVDMLGCGEMCACVLLKAFEITQPTLAHDMKVLTDAELVVSRREGKRTMYSLNWTTQKRMNKIMENLVAQCDSQCCK; encoded by the coding sequence ATGGAAATCCGGTACCAGAAGATGGCAAAGGCATTCAAGGCCCTGTCGGATCCCAAACGGGTGAAGATTGTGGATATGCTGGGCTGCGGGGAAATGTGCGCGTGCGTGCTCCTGAAGGCGTTTGAGATCACCCAGCCGACGCTGGCCCACGACATGAAGGTGCTGACGGACGCGGAGCTCGTGGTGAGCCGGCGGGAAGGGAAGCGGACGATGTATTCGCTGAACTGGACCACGCAGAAGCGGATGAACAAGATTATGGAAAACCTGGTTGCGCAGTGTGATTCCCAGTGCTGCAAATGA